A region of Streptomyces deccanensis DNA encodes the following proteins:
- a CDS encoding carboxymuconolactone decarboxylase family protein, with protein sequence MSAPPENELRDAVVELHGAWDEQWQAVLELAPELLAAYVRLAGVPQRKGHLDPKTRELIYLAVDAAATHLYAPGVRRHIRRALDLGATPGEITEVIELTTTLGIHAMNIGVPLLAELLEERGLRDGPGELDAYQKELKERFTENRGYWHEFWDEILELDPEMFEAYTDFSSVSWQHGSLEPKVKEFVYTAFDCASTHLYVKGWKAHMNNALTYGATVGEILEVMEIAAVMGMQSALQALPVLREEQARPLRQT encoded by the coding sequence ATGAGCGCGCCGCCCGAGAACGAACTGCGGGACGCAGTCGTCGAGTTGCACGGCGCCTGGGACGAGCAGTGGCAGGCGGTCCTCGAACTCGCGCCCGAACTGCTCGCCGCTTACGTACGGCTGGCCGGTGTGCCCCAGCGCAAGGGGCACCTGGACCCCAAGACCCGCGAACTGATCTACCTGGCCGTCGACGCGGCGGCGACCCATCTGTACGCCCCCGGCGTGCGCCGTCACATCCGCCGGGCTCTCGACCTCGGTGCCACGCCGGGTGAGATCACCGAGGTCATCGAGCTCACCACGACCCTGGGCATCCACGCGATGAACATCGGCGTGCCCCTGCTCGCCGAGCTCCTCGAAGAACGCGGCCTGCGCGACGGCCCCGGTGAACTCGACGCGTACCAGAAGGAGTTGAAGGAGCGGTTCACCGAGAACCGCGGCTACTGGCACGAGTTCTGGGACGAGATCCTCGAACTCGACCCCGAGATGTTCGAGGCCTACACCGACTTCTCGTCGGTGTCGTGGCAGCACGGCTCCCTGGAACCGAAGGTGAAGGAGTTCGTCTACACGGCCTTCGACTGTGCCTCCACCCACCTGTACGTGAAGGGGTGGAAGGCGCACATGAACAACGCGCTGACCTACGGCGCCACCGTCGGCGAAATCCTGGAAGTCATGGAGATCGCCGCCGTCATGGGCATGCAGAGCGCACTCCAGGCCCTGCCGGTGCTGCGCGAGGAACAAGCCCGACCCCTGCGACAGACGTGA
- a CDS encoding NAD(P)-dependent oxidoreductase, protein MHDRTETPAALPSVAFIGLGNMGAPMSVRLVRAGYTVTAFDLSRDARAASAAAGAATAETAAEAARGADVVVLMLPGSPVVEAVLGDPAVSEALAPGSTVVDMSSSDPLSTRRLAAALGSRGVTLVDAPVSGGVKGAENGKLTIMVGGAEDDVERLSPLLATMGTARRAGPVGAGHALKAINNLLSATHLLATAEGVLAGERFGLDPAVMVDLINSSSGRSGSTDNKFPNFVLPGTYDSGFGMKLMVKDMRIAVDLAHQLGVESPLADRAVALWERALDALPDTADHTEIARWAFDASTDREPVAG, encoded by the coding sequence ATGCATGACCGCACCGAGACTCCCGCCGCCCTGCCCTCGGTGGCCTTCATCGGCTTGGGAAACATGGGCGCGCCGATGTCCGTGCGCCTGGTCCGCGCCGGATACACCGTGACCGCGTTCGACCTGAGCCGGGACGCCCGTGCCGCGTCGGCCGCCGCAGGAGCCGCCACCGCGGAGACCGCGGCCGAGGCGGCGCGGGGCGCCGACGTCGTCGTCCTCATGCTTCCCGGCAGTCCGGTGGTCGAGGCGGTGCTCGGTGATCCGGCGGTGTCCGAGGCGCTGGCCCCGGGCAGCACGGTCGTGGACATGAGTTCCTCCGACCCGCTGTCCACCAGGCGCCTGGCCGCAGCCCTCGGCAGCCGAGGGGTCACCCTCGTCGACGCCCCTGTGTCCGGCGGGGTCAAGGGCGCCGAGAACGGCAAGCTCACGATCATGGTGGGCGGCGCCGAGGACGACGTCGAACGGCTGTCACCGCTGCTGGCGACCATGGGCACCGCCCGCCGCGCCGGACCGGTGGGCGCGGGCCACGCGCTCAAGGCCATCAACAACCTGTTGTCCGCCACCCATCTGCTGGCCACGGCCGAGGGTGTCCTGGCGGGGGAGCGGTTCGGGCTGGACCCGGCCGTCATGGTCGACCTGATCAACTCCTCCAGCGGGCGCAGCGGTTCGACGGACAACAAGTTCCCCAACTTCGTGCTGCCCGGCACCTACGACTCCGGCTTCGGCATGAAGCTGATGGTCAAGGACATGCGCATCGCCGTCGACCTGGCCCACCAGCTCGGCGTCGAGAGCCCCCTCGCCGACCGCGCCGTCGCCCTGTGGGAACGCGCACTCGACGCCCTGCCCGACACCGCGGACCACACCGAGATCGCCCGCTGGGCGTTCGACGCTTCCACGGACCGAGAGCCGGTGGCCGGATGA
- a CDS encoding carboxymuconolactone decarboxylase family protein, with the protein MSIDHPTTVAEPPTTDISPQDATHRDTYEAGLAIRKAVLGAEHVERSLANVSEFARPMQELVTEYCWGAVWSRPGLERRTRSLVNLAMLTALGRNHELGVHVKGALTNGVTTEEIQEVLLQTAIYVGVPAALESFRVAEQVIGEVDGDA; encoded by the coding sequence ATGTCAATCGATCATCCGACCACCGTCGCCGAGCCCCCGACCACCGACATCAGCCCGCAGGACGCCACCCACCGCGACACCTACGAAGCCGGTCTCGCCATCCGCAAGGCGGTCCTCGGCGCCGAACACGTCGAGCGCTCGCTGGCCAATGTCAGTGAGTTCGCCCGGCCGATGCAGGAGCTGGTCACCGAGTACTGCTGGGGCGCCGTGTGGAGCCGTCCCGGACTCGAGCGACGTACCCGCAGCCTGGTCAACCTCGCCATGCTCACCGCGCTGGGCCGCAACCACGAACTCGGCGTCCACGTCAAGGGAGCCCTGACCAACGGCGTGACCACCGAGGAGATCCAGGAAGTGCTCCTCCAGACGGCCATCTACGTCGGCGTCCCGGCGGCGCTGGAGTCCTTCCGCGTCGCCGAACAGGTGATCGGTGAGGTCGACGGCGATGCATGA
- a CDS encoding cupin domain-containing protein, protein MKLIHGTTQHGPGTKTGSRFTGTVHAHLTMPATDGVTINTVNFAPGARTYWHTHEHGQILQVLAGSGFVATEQDGVRPLRAGDTVWCPPGERHWHGAAPDSYLTHTAISLGKTVWAEEVGHEQYTAPVTAAPVTAAPVTTED, encoded by the coding sequence GTGAAACTCATCCACGGAACCACCCAGCACGGCCCCGGCACCAAGACCGGCTCGCGGTTCACCGGCACGGTGCACGCCCACCTCACGATGCCCGCCACCGACGGCGTCACCATCAACACCGTCAACTTCGCACCGGGTGCCCGCACCTACTGGCACACCCATGAGCACGGCCAGATCCTCCAGGTGCTTGCCGGAAGCGGCTTCGTCGCGACCGAGCAGGACGGCGTCCGGCCGCTGCGGGCCGGCGACACCGTGTGGTGCCCGCCGGGCGAGCGGCACTGGCACGGCGCCGCCCCCGACTCCTATCTGACCCACACGGCCATCTCGCTCGGGAAGACCGTCTGGGCCGAGGAAGTCGGCCACGAGCAATACACGGCTCCCGTCACCGCCGCTCCCGTCACCGCCGCTCCCGTCACCACAGAGGACTGA
- a CDS encoding NAD(P)-dependent oxidoreductase — translation MTSTTAPVGFIGLGNMGGRMARRLVAAGYDVLGHDTRSENITACGATPAESVAEVARRCDVVLLSLPESKVVEAVVLGEQGVLAGAREGQVVVDLSTSAPASTTHLHEQLAQRGATLLDAGISGGAAAAEKGALTLMVGGDTTTLDQVRPLLAAFSVNVFHCGPVGAGHTAKLLNNFLNAIALSATAEVMVAGRKAGLDLQVLLDVLNTSSGVNFATRNRFPKIIQGDYLKGGLTNALMMKDVLAYVDLVTGLGVASPNSAAPLASFGLALQLGYAQDISNTVVDAIGDLSGRVRVHDGAYDAGKDTS, via the coding sequence ATGACCAGCACGACAGCGCCGGTGGGCTTCATCGGCCTCGGCAACATGGGCGGGCGGATGGCCCGCCGCCTGGTGGCCGCCGGGTACGACGTCCTCGGCCACGACACCCGCTCGGAGAACATCACCGCGTGCGGGGCGACACCCGCCGAGTCCGTCGCCGAGGTGGCGCGCAGATGTGACGTCGTCCTGCTGTCCCTGCCGGAGAGCAAGGTCGTCGAAGCGGTGGTGCTCGGCGAGCAGGGCGTGCTGGCAGGCGCCCGCGAGGGCCAGGTCGTCGTCGACCTCAGCACCTCGGCGCCCGCCTCCACCACGCACCTGCACGAACAACTCGCCCAGCGGGGCGCCACCCTGCTCGACGCCGGCATCTCCGGCGGCGCGGCCGCGGCGGAGAAGGGCGCCCTCACCCTCATGGTCGGCGGGGACACCACGACCCTCGACCAGGTGCGCCCGCTGCTCGCGGCCTTCTCCGTCAACGTCTTCCACTGCGGACCCGTCGGCGCCGGCCACACGGCCAAACTGCTCAACAACTTCCTCAACGCCATCGCACTGTCGGCGACCGCCGAGGTGATGGTCGCCGGACGCAAGGCCGGACTCGACCTCCAGGTCCTCCTCGACGTGCTCAACACCAGCTCGGGCGTCAACTTCGCGACGCGGAACCGCTTCCCGAAGATCATCCAGGGCGACTACCTCAAGGGCGGCCTGACCAACGCGCTGATGATGAAGGACGTCCTCGCCTACGTCGACCTCGTCACCGGCCTCGGCGTCGCGAGCCCCAACTCCGCCGCCCCGCTCGCCTCCTTCGGCCTCGCCCTCCAACTGGGCTACGCGCAGGACATCAGCAACACCGTCGTCGACGCGATCGGCGACCTCTCCGGGCGCGTCCGCGTCCACGACGGCGCGTACGACGCCGGGAAGGACACGTCGTGA
- a CDS encoding N-acyl homoserine lactonase family protein, with amino-acid sequence MDYYVWIVRNERRTIVVDTGYSELGGRNRNRGHLIHPGEAFRRLGVEPAEATVVLTHAHYDHAGNVDLFQDSRVIVPRTEFDFWTGDCARRFQFHHTVEETEIDHLRAVHEQGRMVFHRGHEEIAPGVELIELGGHSPGQAILTVNTSEGLVLLASDATHYYEELERDLPFLVVADLEAMYRGFDYMNQLIADRRAILVPGHDPGVLDRHRRLDGPMGEFVAVIGGPRAPEDGPGVGAGLRVPQGGGAV; translated from the coding sequence ATGGACTACTACGTCTGGATCGTGCGCAACGAGCGCCGCACGATCGTCGTCGACACCGGTTACAGCGAGCTCGGCGGGCGCAACCGGAACCGGGGTCATCTCATCCACCCCGGGGAGGCGTTCCGCCGCCTGGGAGTCGAGCCGGCCGAGGCCACCGTGGTCCTCACCCACGCCCACTACGACCACGCGGGCAACGTGGACCTGTTCCAGGACTCCCGAGTGATCGTGCCGCGCACCGAGTTCGACTTCTGGACCGGCGACTGCGCGCGGCGGTTCCAGTTCCACCACACCGTGGAAGAGACCGAGATCGACCATCTGCGGGCCGTCCACGAGCAGGGGCGCATGGTGTTCCACCGCGGCCACGAGGAGATCGCGCCGGGTGTGGAGCTGATCGAGCTGGGCGGCCACTCGCCCGGACAGGCGATCCTCACCGTCAACACCAGCGAGGGACTGGTGCTGCTCGCCTCCGACGCCACGCACTACTACGAGGAGTTGGAGCGCGACCTGCCGTTCCTGGTCGTGGCCGACCTGGAGGCGATGTACCGGGGCTTCGACTACATGAACCAGCTCATCGCCGACCGCCGGGCGATCCTCGTCCCCGGCCACGACCCGGGCGTGCTCGACCGCCACCGGCGACTCGACGGCCCGATGGGCGAGTTCGTCGCGGTGATCGGCGGCCCGCGCGCCCCCGAGGACGGCCCCGGCGTCGGCGCCGGCCTTCGAGTTCCCCAAGGTGGAGGAGCGGTATGA
- a CDS encoding VOC family protein, translating to MTYLVGSHHVTLSVGGAQEDVDFHTRVLGMRFIKKTVLYDGSTPIYHFYYSNANGDPSSVVTTFPWAQAGLYGKRGTNQAREVLLSVPAGSLDYWVKRLGEHDIEARRFEALGRGRVAFLHPSGIEYVLVGNENDPREGFSGNGVSPEAAIHGIHGMGIHVYDQDRMVDFGNEAFFSQGKVEEDGDLASFQVGTQEYGNFIELRGNRSDEQGTWRYGAGTYHHFAWNLDTLENQNAVKFEIEGAGYTDISELKNRTYFKSHYVRTPGGALFELAVTDDEGGWDCDESPEELGKNFMLPPQFESERDDILARLEPVTTD from the coding sequence ATGACGTATCTCGTCGGCTCCCACCACGTGACGCTGTCCGTGGGTGGTGCGCAGGAGGACGTGGACTTCCACACGCGAGTCCTGGGCATGCGCTTCATCAAGAAGACCGTGCTGTACGACGGTTCGACGCCGATCTACCACTTCTACTACTCCAACGCGAACGGCGATCCGTCGTCCGTGGTGACCACGTTCCCGTGGGCGCAGGCGGGGCTGTACGGCAAGCGGGGCACCAACCAGGCGCGCGAGGTTCTCCTCTCCGTACCGGCCGGCTCCCTCGACTACTGGGTGAAGCGGCTGGGTGAGCACGACATCGAGGCCCGGCGCTTCGAGGCCCTCGGCCGGGGCCGGGTCGCCTTCCTCCACCCCTCCGGCATCGAGTACGTCCTGGTCGGCAACGAGAACGACCCGCGCGAGGGCTTCTCCGGCAACGGCGTGTCCCCCGAGGCCGCCATCCACGGCATCCACGGCATGGGCATCCACGTGTACGACCAGGACCGCATGGTCGACTTCGGCAACGAGGCCTTCTTCTCCCAGGGCAAGGTCGAGGAGGACGGCGACCTCGCCTCCTTCCAGGTCGGCACCCAGGAGTACGGCAACTTCATCGAGCTGCGTGGCAACCGCTCCGACGAGCAGGGCACCTGGCGCTACGGCGCGGGCACCTACCACCACTTCGCCTGGAACCTCGACACCCTGGAGAACCAAAACGCGGTGAAGTTCGAGATCGAGGGTGCCGGTTACACCGACATCTCCGAGCTGAAGAACCGCACCTACTTCAAGTCCCACTACGTGCGGACCCCGGGCGGCGCCCTGTTCGAGCTGGCGGTCACCGACGACGAGGGCGGCTGGGACTGCGACGAGTCTCCCGAGGAGCTCGGCAAGAACTTCATGCTGCCGCCGCAGTTCGAGAGCGAGCGGGACGACATCCTCGCCCGTCTGGAGCCGGTCACGACCGACTGA